GTTTGCATCAGTGAAAGCAGTGGTTGAGTTACCTGGCTAAACTTGTGAACTGCTCTTCTGCTCCTCGTAGATGTGAATTGAACCCCTTCACTGGCTCTGCCTACCGCCTCTGAACACAGCTGTCACAAACTCACccctgaaaaaagaaagctgccaTACTAAAATTGCTAAAAACACCTTCAAAGCTGGATTTTAGTTTAAGGGACCTTTTCTAATTCCTCGTGTTGTATGCGTGTGTGCTAAGAACCAGGGTGGGATGGAAGAACAGAGGAATCCTTCTGGTCTGGGCTGTTTCAGGATGCTGTCTGAAGCGAGCGGTGTATTCGTTCAGTCCCAGGAGCAGTCACCTCATTTCTGCCATTACACAGTGACTTTTGCTTTAATAGATTTCTCtggcatggcagcagctctcttTGAGCAGTTCTGTCCTACGAATCTTTGGCTCACTAGCAGAGAGAATTTTCTACATCTGTAATACCCAGAGCATCTTTCATGGGCTGTCATTCGGGGCCCAGATGAGCACGTTTCAGTGCCTCTGCCTGAGTACAGCTGCAAGTTCTCTGGCCTCTGGAGGGATGTGTGACTTACTTACAAACTCTgtttccagcagagctgtctcTGCTGCACCTGAGCCATCCATAAAGCATGGAAGCACAGCTGCTTGGCAGTGCACTCGTAACCACAGGTGCCAGAAGGAAAGGGTGGTAAAGAGACTTGTTTTGGGGCACTTGGTGGTGTATTTACATTGCTACAGTTCCCTTGGCTGTCCTGGGCAGCCCCACTGCAGTTGCTGCACAGAAATGTGGATGTAGTTTGGAGCACAGCTGATGGGGAACTTAAGGgggaattttccttttttttgcagTAGTATTTTCTATGAGCAGAGTGGAAGTTCACATTGGTGGTTCATCAGCACTGGTGGAAGATTGGTCCCTCATGCCTTTATCTGCCAGGTAGAAAACAAGTCAGTTTTATCACGTCATTACTGATGAATGCTCCTCCTGccagttttgtttctcagtgctttcatttgatttgtgcacatacacacacattgCTCCAAAAACGTCCTTTAAATCAGTCCCTATCTATTAgtaaaagaggatttttttggCTGTGAGGTGTTCATCGAGTTCTTGCGAAAACAGCTAGCATTTCTTATCTTCATAGATAACAGATCCCttcaagctgttttttttctggctctACAGATCAGACTTGTGGTTGAAGAGGGACTGAATCAATTGCCATACACAGAATGCACAGTGACCACTCCAACAGGTATGTGGGAAATTACTCCTCTGCCCAGCAGGACTGGAGGTGGAAGCTTAATCAATGTAACAAAGCACAGAACTATTACAGAAGGCTTGAACAATTTAACATTCAGTTAGAGTACAGAGTTAAGGCCCCTTCAAGGTATTAAAGAAAGCTAGAAAATGCGTAACAACACAGCTGAACAGAACACAGCCGTATAATTATCTTACTAAGGCTTTAAATTGGTCTTGCAAAACTGCAATGAAAATTTCCCGTTGTATTTGCACTATCACTTTACTTGCCCACATTGTAATGCTGAATTAAAACTGCTGACGTTTCACAAAGTACTCTACACAAGTGATTTGTCAGCCTAAATCTGCCCTGTTGCAACAGGGAGCCAGCTGGGAGTGATGGtaagcaggaaataaaaagtgGCAGTGTTCACATAAGAGGAAACTCACTGCAGTACTTTTGGTTTGCTCCTATTAACTGTAAAGATGCAGAAGAGGTTGCAGATACTCAGgtagcagagctgctgcttacTACGTATCAACCACTCCAATACATGCTCTGAGCCTGTGGTACTGCTGTAAGAGGTAACTACTGCACCAGGTGAGTCCTCCTCTCCCTGAGGGTTTCACTGGTATTTATTcaggctgagagcagctctgtatATTAGTGCGCTCTTCCCCTCTATCCTTCACAATAAATCATCTGCATTCTTTATCTTACTTCTAGTTACAGAAAAGATGGGCTGAAAGCACTCTGTTTGAAGCTGGCTAAAGTGTAAGAAAGCACTCAGAAAGGCAAAGTCACCTTTGCTCATTTTAAAGTAGGTCAGCAGCTACTTCTCGAGCATTGGCTTCACATCTGTTCCAAGTCAGCTGGTGACAGGTAGTTCAATGCCCGTCAGCTTCTCTGCATTACACAGTCTGACTGGCAGTACCCCTGTAACACCATTCTGAAGCTCAGTGGTTCTTCAGGGGGCTGCTTGCCTGGCTGTGGGCAGCGAGCGTCTTGGACCTTGCTGTCTGGCCACAAGTCACACCAGTGAAGAGGCTGTGTTCTGCCATCATTCCTGGCCACACCATCGAGTCTTACCCTCTGACACCATGTCAGCTCTCTGTCGGTGTGGTAGCCCTTCTGCTCAATAGCTGTACCTGGTGAAGAAGCTGAGAGGGCCTCAGATGTGCCAAGTCCATGAGGAACAGTGCCTTGGAAATCCAAACACTTATGTATGAATTCTTGCTCACCTATAGTGAACTCTTTTCCTCCAAGCATTTGTAAGTTGCTGTCAGCATAGCAATTACTGTTCTTTAAAGCTCAAAACCAGAACGTCCCTCAAGTCCATTAATCAAATACTCTATTGCATCTCCTTTAAAGGAGCCTTTGGACTTTTCAGGCAGGCAGGGGAACATGCAGAGTCCATAAGTAACATTGCCACATTCTTCACAGCAATGCCACTTCTGAAGCAATTTACAAGTAAAGAAAGCACAATTTTTTTAGTAGTTTTTGGTCCTGTTCCCATTGTTGGAGGACTGCAGGGTGTGGTGTGCAGATTGGCTCATGCCAGTTGTTGAGATACATGGAGCTCAGCACTGTCCCCTTGGTATGTGGGGGCATCTCCTTTCCATTCACACCAGGGTCACTTAAAATAGCGTGCCCTGAAAGGGCACCAGGAAGGGACAGAAGGGAGCAATCATTGCCACTGACATTtggtttctttcctctcctAGGATACAAGTATGAAGGAGTGAAATTTGAAAAGGGAAACTGTGGAGTCAGCATAATGAGAAGTGGTAGGCAGATTTTGGTTGTTGAATGAGTACGAGTTATACATCTTTAAAACCTGTAACCaacttctttctgaaaaagtGCAACCAcacttctctgcagcacagtttCAGCTCAACCTGCTAGTTACCATTCTTTCTTAGGTGTTCTTGATCACAGAATGTCAAGTAATGTTTCCTCAACATTTTATCAAATAACTGCAGCAGATTTCATCTTACCTCTTTTCTAACAACTCTCcttccttgtttgtttctgattttttcctcctcaaaaataGCTCTCCAGATGAGTTGTGCTCAGTGATGACAGGGACAGTATTACTGTGTTTGAAACTTCGGGAATCCCCACAGGTTCCCGTGCTGctcttctgcactgcagtgtcTCTGGGCAAAGCTCAAAGGTGTTTTCCAAACCACGTGTAAATTATGACGCAGTTTGTTTTGATGTTTCCACCTTGAAAACCTGCTTAGCACTAGTACAGAGATGCACTAGTATGAACTCATGAGATGAGTTACTAGATGTACATGAGAACACTAACACCTGGGAACTAAGTAACACTGAACAGACTTTTTCTGTctaaacagaggaaaataaaatagcttaCAGTCTTTTAAAAACTTGGAACCAAGAAAAGCTCCTTTTGAGAACCCTCCATCGATACAGTATTGGGGCTGTGTTGCTTAATTGTAGCATCTTGTAGCTGTGCTCTTCCTTAGCACATAACAATTTTTCCCGCTGTTTTGAGGCGAAGCCATGGAACAAGGTTTACGGGACTGCTGTAGATCAATCCGCATCGGAAAGATCCTCATACAGAGCGACGAGGAAACTCAGAGAGCAAAAGTGTACTATGCTAAGTTTCCACCAGACATTTACAGGAGAAAAGTTCTTCTTATGTACCCAATACTAAGTAAGTATCCGCGTTATTTATGGCTGGGCTTGCCTGAGCAGCAACGgttctgtattttaaagaaagtttcTGAATTTCAGGGGCTTTTATTGCAGTGTGGTTTGATTTAGGTGACAGAGCAGGGATTTGGTCAGCCTGCATTAACGTGACTGCAGAAATCAGTTGGGTACGGCTGAGTGGGAGAAAGGCTGATGCATTACAGTCTGATGGCAACATTTAGAAAGCTcaatttctgtgagaaaagattCCTTACAGTATTTTTGTTACACTATTAAAAGAGTTTTTTGATGAATACTCTaattctaaattattttaaaattaaatgcaattaaaaatgtatcagGACATCATCAGGATGAAGTAACTTTTCCAGTTTAAGATATAATTCTGTTCGTGCACACGGAGCTCTTAATTGCTATTTTAGATGAGCGTTCCTGCCTCAGGGCTCTAATAAAATCCACTGACTTCAGCATTTAAGACCCGGTACAGTCAGTTATTTTAATGTAGAGATGAGGTTCCTTTGTCAGGAGACCAAAGTCTTCTATAATTAGTGCTTGTGAGGTGATAGTTGCCCAGTGGGAAAGGACAGCATCTGCACTCAGCCACACACCAGCACTAATGCAGACAACTAACCTCAGCTGGCTTAGGGTGAGTGCTTCAAACAGgagaaaatcttcctttttcttcttctaggTACTGGTAATACTGTAATTGAGGCTGTAAAAGTTCTTATAGAACATGGCGTACAACCAAGTGTCATTATCCTGCTAAGCCTATTCTCCACACCTCATGGTAAGTTGAGGGGCTGTGAGGGGCAGAAGAGGGAGAACAGGTACATTTAAGTGGGGATTCCTAAAGCCTGTGCATTCCTACaagcacagactgcagcagtgccaccagGTAATGCaaaccttcctgctgctctaaAGCACAGGAGCCCACGGATTGCATTGGGCTGGTCTGCCAGCTGTTTGTGTGAAGTAGGAACATGGATCTCGTGGGTCCTCTTAAAAATTGGCCATGGCAGAAATCGCTATCAAAAATCAACTGTGCTGTAACCACAGTGGTGATTAGATTGGAAGTTACATGCGTGGTAAAGAAGATTAAAATCAAATAAGAAAACCCAGGACAGTGCACAGCATTTTGCAATTGTAGGCAGTcagcaaaggcagaaatgaGACGGAAGAACAGAGGCAGAGCCATCCACACAATTCTGCTTATCATGATTTAACAGGTGGGGCTGAAATACAGCTGTAGTGCCACGTTCATTActgcctttctctttctctcacaaGGTGCCAAATCCATTATCCAGGAATTCCCAGAGATCACAATTTTGACTACAGAAGTTCATCCAGTTGCACCAACACACTTTGGACAGAAGTATTTTGGAACGGACTGACACACTTGGAACAAACTGATAATGACTGTATGATATTACATGAGAGGTTTgggggtatttttttttttctacattttattattatttctagcAGAGTTGGTTGAGGGCACGTTTAAAAATCTCTTTGGCCAAAGGGGGAAATACTTGACCTAAATTACTTCTTGTTGGTTACTGCTCCAACACAGAACCAAGTGCAGTAACAAACACCAAATCATGGCAAAGTCAAGCATCTTCATGTTGTACTTGCATAAACTGCTACACTCTctgctttaatttatttattcttctataGCCTGTTTTGTGGCTGCTTGcaagagcaaaataaaacaactatGTGATCAAGGTGTACGCTTCGTTCTAGTGCTGATGTTTCCATCGCTCCAGGTTGGCCAGTACAGCCACTCTCATTACTCGAGAATGATGGGTGCACTTGGAACTCACTGTAATCTTTAGCAGCCACGTTGCACTCCTGGCAGTTTTCATTTGGATGGTGGCCAAAACTAAAAGATAAACACCTCTGAATTTTGATCTCTGTGTATTACTTTCAAAAGTAGAACATCTGCAGCTGTCTTATCAGTGGTACTGAAATAATAATCTTCCTGTTGGTGTGCGTGTGCCCTGTCTACAAATGAGGTGGGAATTAAGAATGGGAGAAGCACTATTTACAGAAATTCTACTTCTACAGtgctgaagtttttcttcttaaaacatCTGTGGTTCAGTCTGTCTCACCAACCCTTCTACAGAAATGTGAACTGGCAAAAAGTTGGCTTCAGTGAGCAGCAAGGCTCAAAGTCAAAAGAGATGCGGCCCCCTTTAATTTGCACTCTTCCTAAACATTCAGGGCAGGCTGTATGAATCAGATTAGACATTCATCTATTTGCCAACTCTGTCTTTCTGATCTGTGG
The Lagopus muta isolate bLagMut1 chromosome 13, bLagMut1 primary, whole genome shotgun sequence genome window above contains:
- the UPRT gene encoding uracil phosphoribosyltransferase homolog, which gives rise to MEAMPCHNQRLGAAGGPRPQDEQTAPAGGCSRLIRFAEPSEGSGSGSPSPDSSSASNGAAAVPSPAAEECASPLGAQLKLLPMNDQIRELQTIIRDKTASRGDFVFSADRLIRLVVEEGLNQLPYTECTVTTPTGYKYEGVKFEKGNCGVSIMRSGEAMEQGLRDCCRSIRIGKILIQSDEETQRAKVYYAKFPPDIYRRKVLLMYPILSTGNTVIEAVKVLIEHGVQPSVIILLSLFSTPHGAKSIIQEFPEITILTTEVHPVAPTHFGQKYFGTD